A genomic segment from Brienomyrus brachyistius isolate T26 chromosome 9, BBRACH_0.4, whole genome shotgun sequence encodes:
- the tax1bp1b gene encoding tax1-binding protein 1 homolog B isoform X1, producing the protein MALFHEGTLANSGMETSNFAHVIFQNMGKSYLPHAALECSYTLSQYIKPHPKDWVGIFKVGWSSARDYHTFLWSPLPEKYVEGTTVSRTLVFQGYYVPGDDGEFYQFCYVTHKGEIRGASTPFQFRVGSPTDDLLTMEDDNSDILVVTTKAGFLEKKLEDLQKENEELSKEAADKQKEKEQILEERKELERACEREREACCQLKSENQELLGAMRTLQEEREEAKKRHAEEAARVAQLEQDLIGVTQKGLQKETELDCLRDRVKKLTQEKDTLETQLKNERDEKSLYKVHLKNRELENTKLTAELQVLKSVDVNKENTIVQLKEEVGRLEACVAEKEKLQREILAQASATRETDTLKEKLRQAEEQLQSTRQQAAMLASELRDASSARDRSASELYRARQELEELRTGQAEARAECSCLADELDRARGATRHRAGSREEMGSSVVMATEPELQREVEDLKLRLQMAGEHYKEKYKECQKLQRQVVKLSEQQGEMKKSPGASGASVVDVTASPPPKSLEPSTLGAATSVDVLLDTLIQEKLKDISKEVVEKSDKYKRCKQMLSEEKERSSVFADELTKMETKWKEQLKINENLKLQLAAEEDRYKSQVAEKGREVKELRESLAVLTKEKEKLEEELQKAQVELAQQAKSESLERTQPVLLHYPLPYPEDPPLTPLVPGLPADLQFGNPYSSPQIQDGSDAELSLEQIPRLPPAGPPSWDSDVVCIQPSRNPSRPDGLEDPEEQNNQDSGQVQQEGGDEVQNSPLVEDSQTPFRFDSSSEIQKRCPLCEVIFPPNYEQSKFEEHVESHWKVCPMCGTQFPLDCDQGAFEEHVLTHFSGEALNFD; encoded by the exons ATGGCGTTATTCCACGAAGGCACATTGGCTAACAGTGGCATGGAAACCTCCAACTTCGCCCACGTTATCTTCCAGAACATGGGGAAGAGTTACCTTCCCCATGCGGCGCTGGAGTGCAGCTACACTCTCAGCCAATACATCAAGCCACATCCCAAGGACTGGGTCGGCATATTTAAG GTCGGCTGGAGCTCTGCGCGAGACTACCACACGTTCCTGTGGTCGCCGCTGCCGGAGAAGTACGTGGAGGGAACGACGGTCTCCAGGACCTTGGTGTTTCAAG GATACTACGTTCCTGGAGATGACGGCGAGTTTTACCAGTTCTGCTACGTCACTCACAAGGGGGAGATCCGTGGGGCCAGCACGCCGTTCCAGTTCCGTGTGGGCTCCCCAACGGACGACCTGCTCACCATGGAAGACGACAATTCCGACATTCTGGTGGTCACAACCAAGGCTGGCTTTTTAGAG AAAAAGTTAGAGGACCTTCAGAAGGAGAATGAGGAGTTGAGCAAGGAGGCGGCTGACAAGCAGAAAGAGAAGgagcagatcctggaggagcGGAAGGAGCTGGAGAGGGCGtgcgagagggagagggaggcatGCTGCCAGCTGAAGAGTGAGAACCAG GAGCTCCTGGGGGCGATGCGCACTCTGCAGGAAGAGCGGGAAGAGGCCAAGAAGAGGCACGCAGAGGAAGCCGCCCGAGTCGCCCAGCTGGAGCAGGACCTGATCGGAGTGACGCAGAAGGGGCTCCAGAAGGAGACGGAACTGGACTG CCTCAGGGACAGGGTGAAGAAGTTAACCCAGGAGAAGGACACCCTGGAGACGCAGCTGAAGAACGAGCGGGATGAGAAGAGCCTCTATAAG GTTCACCTGAAGAACCGGGAGCTGGAGAACACCAAGCTGACGGCTGAGCTCCAGGTGCTGAAGTCGGTGGATGTCAACAAGGAGAACACCATCGTCCAGCTGAAGGAGGAGGTTGGCCGGCTGGAGGCCTGCGTGGCGGAGAAGGAGAAGCTGCAGCGGGAAATCCTGGCCCAGGCCTCAGCCACG AGAGAGACTGACACGCTGAAGGAAAAGCTGCGCCAGGCTGAGGAGCAGCTGCAGTCGACGCGCCAGCAGGCTGCCATGCTGGCGTCAGAGCTGAGGGATGCGTCGAGCGCCCGTGACCGCAGTGCCTCAGAACTGTACCGTGCACgccaggagctggaggagctgcgcACAGGCCAGGCGGAAGCCCGTGCAGAGTGCAGCTGCCTGGCAGATGAGCTGGACAGGGCGAGGGGCGCAACTCGACACAGAGCG GGGAGCCGCGAGGAGATGGGGTCCAGTGTTGTCATGGCTACAGAGCCAGAGCTTCAGCGGGAGGTGGAAGACCTGAAGCTGAGGTTGCAGATGGCTGGAGAACACTACAAGGAGAAGTACAAGGAGTGCCAGAAACTGCAGAGACAAGTGGTCAAACTCTCCGAGCAGCAGGGG GAGATGAAGAAAAGTCCGGGGGCCTCCGGAGCTTCGGTGGTGGATGTGACGGCCAGCCCTCCGCCCAAAAGCCTCGAGCCGTCGACCTTAG GAGCTGCGACCTCAGTGGACGTCTTGCTTGACACACTGATTCAGGAAAAGCTCAAAGACATAAGCAAGGAAGTGGTGGAGAAAAGTGACAAGTACAAGAGATGCAAGCAGATGCTGAGT gaggagaaggagcGGAGCAGCGTGTTTGCAGACGAGCTGACCAAGATGGAGACGAAATGGAAGGAGCAGCTGAAGATTAACGAGAACCTGAAGCTGCAGCTGGCCGCAGAAGAGGACCGCTATAAG AGTCAAGTGGCCGAAAAGGGTCGTGAGGTGAAGGAGCTCAGGGAGAGCCTCGCTGTGCTCACGAAGGAGAAGGAGAAGCTGGAGGAG GAGCTACAAAAGGCCCAGGTGGAACTGGCCCAGCAAGCTAAGAGCGAGAGCTTAGAGAGGACCCAGCCTGTGTTACTGCACTACCCGCTGCCGTACCCCGAGGACCCCCCACTGACCCCCCTTGTGCCCGGGCTTCCCGCGGACCTGCAGTTCGGGAACCCCTACAGCTCCCCACAAATTCAAG ATGGCTCTGATGCCGAGCTGTCCCTGGAGCAGATCCCCAGGCTACCTCCTGCTGGACCCCCTTCCTGGGACAGCGACGTCGTCTGCATCCAGCCGTCACGCAACCCGAGCCGCCCCGATGGCCTGGAGGACCCTGAGGAGCAGAACAAT CAGGACAGTGGTCAGGTGCAGCAGGAAGGTGGAGACGAAGTCCAGAACAGCCCCCTGGTGGAGGATAGCCAAACCCCCTTCCGCTTTGATTCCAG CTCGGAGATCCAGAAGCGCTGCCCGTTGTGCGAGGTCATCTTCCCCCCCAACTACGAGCAGAGCAAGTTCGAGGAGCACGTGGAGAGCCACTGGAAGGTGTGCCCCATGTGCGGCACGCAGTTCCCACTGGACTGCGACCAGGGCGCCTTCGAGGAGCACGTGCTCACGCACTTCTCCGGCGAAGCGCTCAACTTCGACTAG
- the tax1bp1b gene encoding tax1-binding protein 1 homolog B isoform X2 — MALFHEGTLANSGMETSNFAHVIFQNMGKSYLPHAALECSYTLSQYIKPHPKDWVGIFKVGWSSARDYHTFLWSPLPEKYVEGTTVSRTLVFQGYYVPGDDGEFYQFCYVTHKGEIRGASTPFQFRVGSPTDDLLTMEDDNSDILVVTTKAGFLEKKLEDLQKENEELSKEAADKQKEKEQILEERKELERACEREREACCQLKSENQELLGAMRTLQEEREEAKKRHAEEAARVAQLEQDLIGVTQKGLQKETELDCLRDRVKKLTQEKDTLETQLKNERDEKSLYKVHLKNRELENTKLTAELQVLKSVDVNKENTIVQLKEEVGRLEACVAEKEKLQREILAQASATRETDTLKEKLRQAEEQLQSTRQQAAMLASELRDASSARDRSASELYRARQELEELRTGQAEARAECSCLADELDRARGATRHRAGSREEMGSSVVMATEPELQREVEDLKLRLQMAGEHYKEKYKECQKLQRQVVKLSEQQGEMKKSPGASGASVVDVTASPPPKSLEPSTLGAATSVDVLLDTLIQEKLKDISKEVVEKSDKYKRCKQMLSEEKERSSVFADELTKMETKWKEQLKINENLKLQLAAEEDRYKSQVAEKGREVKELRESLAVLTKEKEKLEEELQKAQVELAQQAKSESLERTQPVLLHYPLPYPEDPPLTPLVPGLPADLQFGNPYSSPQIQDGSDAELSLEQIPRLPPAGPPSWDSDVVCIQPSRNPSRPDGLEDPEEQNNDSGQVQQEGGDEVQNSPLVEDSQTPFRFDSSSEIQKRCPLCEVIFPPNYEQSKFEEHVESHWKVCPMCGTQFPLDCDQGAFEEHVLTHFSGEALNFD, encoded by the exons ATGGCGTTATTCCACGAAGGCACATTGGCTAACAGTGGCATGGAAACCTCCAACTTCGCCCACGTTATCTTCCAGAACATGGGGAAGAGTTACCTTCCCCATGCGGCGCTGGAGTGCAGCTACACTCTCAGCCAATACATCAAGCCACATCCCAAGGACTGGGTCGGCATATTTAAG GTCGGCTGGAGCTCTGCGCGAGACTACCACACGTTCCTGTGGTCGCCGCTGCCGGAGAAGTACGTGGAGGGAACGACGGTCTCCAGGACCTTGGTGTTTCAAG GATACTACGTTCCTGGAGATGACGGCGAGTTTTACCAGTTCTGCTACGTCACTCACAAGGGGGAGATCCGTGGGGCCAGCACGCCGTTCCAGTTCCGTGTGGGCTCCCCAACGGACGACCTGCTCACCATGGAAGACGACAATTCCGACATTCTGGTGGTCACAACCAAGGCTGGCTTTTTAGAG AAAAAGTTAGAGGACCTTCAGAAGGAGAATGAGGAGTTGAGCAAGGAGGCGGCTGACAAGCAGAAAGAGAAGgagcagatcctggaggagcGGAAGGAGCTGGAGAGGGCGtgcgagagggagagggaggcatGCTGCCAGCTGAAGAGTGAGAACCAG GAGCTCCTGGGGGCGATGCGCACTCTGCAGGAAGAGCGGGAAGAGGCCAAGAAGAGGCACGCAGAGGAAGCCGCCCGAGTCGCCCAGCTGGAGCAGGACCTGATCGGAGTGACGCAGAAGGGGCTCCAGAAGGAGACGGAACTGGACTG CCTCAGGGACAGGGTGAAGAAGTTAACCCAGGAGAAGGACACCCTGGAGACGCAGCTGAAGAACGAGCGGGATGAGAAGAGCCTCTATAAG GTTCACCTGAAGAACCGGGAGCTGGAGAACACCAAGCTGACGGCTGAGCTCCAGGTGCTGAAGTCGGTGGATGTCAACAAGGAGAACACCATCGTCCAGCTGAAGGAGGAGGTTGGCCGGCTGGAGGCCTGCGTGGCGGAGAAGGAGAAGCTGCAGCGGGAAATCCTGGCCCAGGCCTCAGCCACG AGAGAGACTGACACGCTGAAGGAAAAGCTGCGCCAGGCTGAGGAGCAGCTGCAGTCGACGCGCCAGCAGGCTGCCATGCTGGCGTCAGAGCTGAGGGATGCGTCGAGCGCCCGTGACCGCAGTGCCTCAGAACTGTACCGTGCACgccaggagctggaggagctgcgcACAGGCCAGGCGGAAGCCCGTGCAGAGTGCAGCTGCCTGGCAGATGAGCTGGACAGGGCGAGGGGCGCAACTCGACACAGAGCG GGGAGCCGCGAGGAGATGGGGTCCAGTGTTGTCATGGCTACAGAGCCAGAGCTTCAGCGGGAGGTGGAAGACCTGAAGCTGAGGTTGCAGATGGCTGGAGAACACTACAAGGAGAAGTACAAGGAGTGCCAGAAACTGCAGAGACAAGTGGTCAAACTCTCCGAGCAGCAGGGG GAGATGAAGAAAAGTCCGGGGGCCTCCGGAGCTTCGGTGGTGGATGTGACGGCCAGCCCTCCGCCCAAAAGCCTCGAGCCGTCGACCTTAG GAGCTGCGACCTCAGTGGACGTCTTGCTTGACACACTGATTCAGGAAAAGCTCAAAGACATAAGCAAGGAAGTGGTGGAGAAAAGTGACAAGTACAAGAGATGCAAGCAGATGCTGAGT gaggagaaggagcGGAGCAGCGTGTTTGCAGACGAGCTGACCAAGATGGAGACGAAATGGAAGGAGCAGCTGAAGATTAACGAGAACCTGAAGCTGCAGCTGGCCGCAGAAGAGGACCGCTATAAG AGTCAAGTGGCCGAAAAGGGTCGTGAGGTGAAGGAGCTCAGGGAGAGCCTCGCTGTGCTCACGAAGGAGAAGGAGAAGCTGGAGGAG GAGCTACAAAAGGCCCAGGTGGAACTGGCCCAGCAAGCTAAGAGCGAGAGCTTAGAGAGGACCCAGCCTGTGTTACTGCACTACCCGCTGCCGTACCCCGAGGACCCCCCACTGACCCCCCTTGTGCCCGGGCTTCCCGCGGACCTGCAGTTCGGGAACCCCTACAGCTCCCCACAAATTCAAG ATGGCTCTGATGCCGAGCTGTCCCTGGAGCAGATCCCCAGGCTACCTCCTGCTGGACCCCCTTCCTGGGACAGCGACGTCGTCTGCATCCAGCCGTCACGCAACCCGAGCCGCCCCGATGGCCTGGAGGACCCTGAGGAGCAGAACAAT GACAGTGGTCAGGTGCAGCAGGAAGGTGGAGACGAAGTCCAGAACAGCCCCCTGGTGGAGGATAGCCAAACCCCCTTCCGCTTTGATTCCAG CTCGGAGATCCAGAAGCGCTGCCCGTTGTGCGAGGTCATCTTCCCCCCCAACTACGAGCAGAGCAAGTTCGAGGAGCACGTGGAGAGCCACTGGAAGGTGTGCCCCATGTGCGGCACGCAGTTCCCACTGGACTGCGACCAGGGCGCCTTCGAGGAGCACGTGCTCACGCACTTCTCCGGCGAAGCGCTCAACTTCGACTAG